In Sander lucioperca isolate FBNREF2018 chromosome 21, SLUC_FBN_1.2, whole genome shotgun sequence, the following proteins share a genomic window:
- the LOC116063975 gene encoding small integral membrane protein 36-like, translating into MGFLENYQEIDPVTLNLCILIASYVILLLVFLISCIMYDCRGKDPTKEYAPDPVPAQSPVRLVVLQSSPAPVGRWDAANMITTYHEPTHSDFREKKSTMV; encoded by the coding sequence ATGGGCTTTTTGGAAAACTACCAGGAGATCGACCCTGTCACTTTGAACCTTTGCATCCTCATTGCCAGCTACGTTATCTTGCTCCTGGTTTTCCTGATATCGTGTATCATGTATGACTGCCGGGGCAAAGATCCCACCAAGGAGTACGCCCCGGACCCTGTGCCGGCTCAGTCTCCCGTCAGGCTGGTGGTGTTGCAGAGCTCTCCAGCTCCGGTGGGACGGTGGGACGCGGCCAACATGATCACAACCTACCACGAGCCAACGCACTCGGACTTCAGGGAGAAGAAGAGCACGATGGTCTGA